A region from the Mus caroli unplaced genomic scaffold, CAROLI_EIJ_v1.1 scaffold_18815_1, whole genome shotgun sequence genome encodes:
- the LOC110288394 gene encoding trace amine-associated receptor 7d, which yields MATGDDSFPWDKDSILSRDLFSATSAELCYENLNRSCVRSPYSPGPRLILYSVFGFGAVLAVCGNLLVMTSILHFRQLHSPANFLVASLACADFLVGVMVMPFSMVRSVEGCWYFGESYCKFHSCFEGSFCYSSLFHLCFISVDRYIAVSDPLIYPTRFTASVSGKCITFSWLLSIIYSFALLYTGANDAGLEDLVSALTCVGGCQIAVNQTWVFINFLLFLIPTLVMITVYSKIFLIAKQQAQNIEKMNKQTARASDSYKDRVAKRERKAAKTLGIAVAAFLLSWLPYFIDSIIDAFLGFITPTYVYEILVWIVYYNSAMNPLIYAFFYPWFRKAIKLIVSGKILRENSSTTKLIPE from the coding sequence ATGGCTACAGGTGATGACAGTTTTCCCTGGGACAAAGACAGCATCCTGAGCAGAGATCTGTTCTCTGCCACATCTGCAGAGCTGTGCTATGAGAACCTGAACAGATCCTGTGTCAGGAGTCCATACTCTCCAGGCCCTCGCCTCATCCTCTATTCAGTCTTTGGCTTTGGGGCTGTGCTGGCTGTGTGTGGAAACCTCCTGGTGATGACATCAATTCTTCATTTCAGGCAGCTGCACTCTCCTGCCAACTTCCTGGTGGCATCCCTGGCCTGTGCTGACTTCTTGGTAGGGGTGATGGTGATGCCCTTTAGCATGGTGAGGTCTGTGGAGGGTTGCTGGTACTTTGGGGAGAGTTACTGTAAATTCCATTCTTGTTTTGAAGGGTCATTCTGCTATTCCTCTCTCTTCCACTTGTGCTTCATCTCTGTTGATAGATATATTGCAGTCAGTGACCCCCTGATCTACCCCACCAGGTTTACTGCATCTGTTTCTGGCAAGTGCATCACCTTCTCCTGGCTCCTGTCCATCATCTACAGCTTTGCCCTCCTTTATACAGGGGCCAATGATGCTGGGCTGGAGGATCTAGTGAGTGCCCTCACCTGTGTGGGTGGCTGTCAAATCGCAgtgaatcaaacctgggtcttcatCAATTTCCTATTATTTCTTATCCCCACCCTTGTGATGATAACTGTCTATTCTAAGATTTTCCTCATTGCTAAACAGCAGGCTCAGAACATTGAGAAGATGAACAAGCAGACTGCCAGGGCATCAGATAGCTACAAGGACAGGGTTGccaagagggagaggaaagcagcCAAAACCCTGGGCATCGCAGTGGCTGCCTTCCTCCTTTCATGGCTGCCATACTTCATTGACTCCATCATTGATGCTTTCCTAGGGTTCATCACGCCCACGTATGTGTATGAAATCCTAGTTTGGATCGTTTACTATAACTCAGCCATGAACCCTTTgatttatgctttcttttatccttggTTTCGAAAAGCCATCAAACTCATTGTCTCTGGCAAAATCTTGAGGGAGAATTCCTCAACCACCAAGTTGATTCCTGAGTAG